The Echinicola rosea genome has a segment encoding these proteins:
- a CDS encoding RagB/SusD family nutrient uptake outer membrane protein: protein MKKLNKLYITLIGLATGAMVSCESKLDQSPISSIGSNAFYQNESDFLKGLTGAYNGLNSYPINHFELSEVRSDNIYSPGTAGVRDYNLINNFNTNLATAGIMNSTWNGLYNNIMRANTILDNLSADVLPDEAIRTRIEGEAKFLRALYYFDLIRFYGRVPLFDRPVTPLEALEIPRSPVADVYGLIISDLEFAISNLPDEFTSAGDLGRATSHAARGLLARVYMTRSGTQLHPDGPVLGTNEWSEALGLLNEIIDSGQFDLVDSYANIFAYDNENNEEIIFDVQFLSGGLGVGGEYVQYHYPEAFARSNGIPFAGGTFPDAPKTVSADLMASYATDDVRDDFSVWVNYTDANGNTVQDRFIKKYLDLDNLGVDRFDFELNYPVIRYADILLMKAEALSKSGGSQAEIDEIVNDIRERAGVSTTLSNVTYEQIMEERRREFIGEGLRWHDLVRSGMAIDVMLDWIATDDSGNKISTDITSDDLIYAVPINQLDVKEGLYEQNPGY, encoded by the coding sequence ATGAAAAAGTTGAATAAACTATATATCACGCTGATCGGTCTGGCCACAGGAGCAATGGTGTCCTGTGAAAGTAAACTAGACCAGTCACCAATATCTTCTATCGGCTCCAATGCTTTTTATCAGAATGAATCAGATTTTCTGAAGGGGCTGACAGGCGCTTATAATGGGCTGAATTCCTATCCCATTAATCACTTCGAACTGAGTGAAGTGCGCTCGGACAATATCTATTCTCCAGGAACCGCAGGCGTCAGGGATTATAACCTGATCAATAATTTCAATACGAATTTGGCGACAGCGGGGATCATGAATTCCACATGGAATGGCCTGTACAATAATATCATGCGCGCCAATACCATTTTGGACAACCTGAGTGCAGATGTCCTGCCGGATGAGGCTATTCGGACACGGATCGAGGGAGAAGCGAAATTTTTGAGGGCGCTCTATTACTTTGATTTGATCAGGTTTTATGGCAGGGTGCCGCTTTTCGACCGGCCGGTGACCCCGCTGGAGGCATTGGAGATTCCACGCAGTCCTGTGGCGGATGTTTATGGACTGATCATATCAGATTTGGAATTTGCGATCAGCAATTTGCCTGATGAATTTACCAGTGCAGGCGATTTGGGACGTGCCACTTCACATGCTGCCAGAGGTTTGTTGGCACGGGTGTATATGACCCGTTCTGGTACGCAGTTACATCCTGATGGTCCAGTACTTGGCACCAATGAATGGAGTGAAGCCCTTGGCTTGCTAAATGAGATCATCGATAGTGGCCAGTTTGATTTAGTGGATAGCTATGCCAATATATTTGCTTACGACAACGAAAACAATGAGGAGATCATTTTTGATGTTCAGTTTTTGAGCGGCGGACTTGGTGTAGGTGGAGAGTATGTGCAGTACCACTACCCAGAAGCCTTTGCCCGTTCCAATGGGATCCCATTTGCAGGTGGCACCTTCCCGGATGCGCCCAAGACTGTGTCGGCCGATTTGATGGCTTCCTATGCGACGGATGACGTGAGAGACGACTTCTCGGTATGGGTAAATTATACAGATGCCAATGGCAATACCGTGCAGGACAGGTTTATCAAAAAATACCTGGACTTGGACAACCTGGGTGTGGACCGCTTTGATTTTGAGCTGAACTATCCTGTCATCCGCTATGCCGATATCCTGTTGATGAAAGCCGAAGCGCTGAGCAAAAGCGGCGGTTCGCAAGCAGAAATCGACGAGATCGTAAACGACATCCGGGAGCGGGCAGGTGTCAGCACCACCCTTTCGAATGTGACGTATGAGCAGATTATGGAAGAGCGAAGAAGGGAGTTTATTGGTGAGGGGCTAAGATGGCATGATTTGGTCCGCTCAGGAATGGCCATCGATGTGATGCTGGATTGGATCGCTACGGATGACTCCGGCAACAAGATTTCTACCGACATCACCTCAGACGACCTGATCTACGCCGTGCCGATCAACCAATTGGATGTGAAGGAAGGGCTGTATGAGCAGAATCCGGGTTATTAG
- a CDS encoding glycoside hydrolase family protein, with translation MKRRDFLGYTAMMPVMGLFPSSLEPLLHKDPESAFASRLEPLHRLLETEGYYVWGTSPIYDAAGKVHVFYSRWKAEYGMGGWIHQSEIAHAVADRPEGPYTFQEVVIAPRGGEHWDATTCHNPHIKEVNGKYYLFYMGNHNKRTNTKRIGLAMADSLDGPWRRPDKPLLEAGEEGDWDDHCTTNPSFVQHPDGRCFLYYKSWNTYEYEHYTDPKIRGNRKYGLAIADQPEGPYRKYEENPIINYADKGDNIQAEDGFVWYEDGKFRMLMRDMGIYNHQYGLYLESEDGIHFSDPPEIAYYETDHYFSQPPKPGHLSKYGRFERPQILFKDDKPDYLFLASQGGEFMTSSTYLFNIKN, from the coding sequence ATGAAACGAAGGGATTTTCTGGGATATACGGCCATGATGCCGGTGATGGGGCTTTTCCCGTCATCGTTGGAGCCATTGCTCCATAAGGACCCGGAATCTGCATTTGCCAGCCGGTTGGAGCCATTACATCGTTTATTGGAGACGGAAGGGTATTATGTTTGGGGGACTAGTCCCATCTATGATGCGGCGGGTAAGGTTCACGTGTTCTATTCACGCTGGAAGGCGGAGTACGGCATGGGAGGCTGGATTCATCAATCGGAGATTGCCCATGCAGTGGCTGATCGTCCGGAAGGGCCCTATACTTTTCAGGAAGTAGTAATTGCACCAAGGGGAGGTGAGCACTGGGACGCCACGACCTGCCATAATCCCCATATCAAGGAGGTGAATGGTAAATATTACCTTTTTTATATGGGCAACCATAATAAGCGGACCAATACCAAGCGGATTGGCTTGGCGATGGCAGATTCTCTGGATGGTCCATGGAGACGGCCGGACAAGCCACTTTTAGAAGCCGGAGAAGAAGGGGACTGGGATGATCATTGTACCACCAATCCGTCCTTTGTACAGCATCCCGATGGGCGGTGTTTTCTTTATTACAAATCTTGGAACACTTACGAATACGAGCATTATACTGATCCCAAAATCCGGGGCAATAGAAAATATGGACTGGCCATCGCTGATCAGCCAGAAGGGCCGTACCGTAAATACGAAGAAAACCCGATCATCAATTACGCCGATAAAGGCGATAACATCCAAGCGGAAGATGGTTTTGTCTGGTACGAGGATGGCAAGTTCAGGATGCTGATGCGGGACATGGGAATTTATAACCATCAGTATGGATTATACTTGGAGTCCGAAGACGGGATTCATTTCAGCGATCCGCCAGAGATTGCCTATTACGAAACCGATCATTATTTTAGCCAACCGCCAAAACCTGGTCATTTGTCAAAATATGGAAGGTTTGAACGGCCACAGATTCTCTTTAAAGACGACAAACCGGACTATCTATTTTTGGCCAGTCAGGGCGGTGAGTTCATGACATCTAGTACCTATCTCTTCAATATTAAAAACTAA
- a CDS encoding DUF4450 domain-containing protein encodes MDQLKADRALFTLVLIGLLIGNFHQGMGQEYWHDIPRKLRYSPSGQDFEIENGERRFNRALYGYHSDFRTEAGDQPLFSFYLPGMGGHFRIGVQVDGQSKWLHEAEQVKSSYRAGMMMYAITDPLWGNATVRVNVMPLRAQEGAIFRTETEGLPERAELIFVYGGVTGKRFRRMGDLGADPPSVFDLTVEKCQGNDIEINSQNEMVLAYGEAKDGADRPRMLATFPSRAQLKRAAPEKMVSPAALWGSTVVEAPVLVGKVPAGDGEHYFAIYRPGFQELPYEELSAAYARADEARSQLANRIQVATPDPYINTIGGALGIAADAIYDEPAYVHGAVAWRMPLPGWRGAYVADWMGWHDRAKTHFDGYLASQYLEPMGTRNDPDTAKHLARQVEKTGKSIFNSGYISRRPGEPSSPHHYDMNQVFFDQLIRHFDWTGDVDYLKKVWPSIERHLAWEKRNFDPDGDGLYNAYASIWASDALQYNSGGVAHASAYNYFAHKKAAELASFIGEDGGKYEAEADRILQAMNGILWLPDGWYAEYKDFLGPENVHPQAGVWSIYHTIDSEVPDPFQAWQMTRYVDTQIPHIPLTADGLEAGKYHTLSTTNWMPYTWSVNNVALAEVLHTSLAYWQAGNSDEAFRLWKSALLESMYLGGSPGNFQQLSFLDAMRSELYRDFADAVGMGARSLIEGLFGIKPDLMNDRLEIAPGFPAKWKYASINTPDVAIDFKQKGEVDTYEITNRFGKELLLELALRAKRAGVKEVKVNGKPVAWRLRENQVGRPIMVIKAPLGEKNLISVVWQGGALEAVQTPKEVTVGESLSLDENEVEVQKLKDPEQVLAAKEMVEGEVMVKFGHQTGDKTFFAKLKQGEMTWWEPIAVKVLPRLEITPVDKQSPSALAFSVTNHQKETVPVSILVNGKPWKANVSLVSNKAREFTIEALSLLQTGTNLIEVYHGDELVAQQEVINWELDASSKSLETVEISAAMNDKVTAIFRNKYHSPRSPYPTLQIPVQGMGDWASHGAYMDINDAGLRKLAGEQNQFVLPQGIPFSTPGDAAKNNILFASLWDNYPEQAKVSLSGKASHAYLLMAGSTNHMQSRMENGQVIVHYKDGSEDILSLRNPESWWPIEQDYYIDGHAFDIAVPRPIRVHLKTGKISRKAHDDYEAIDHFTEYAIDGGAATVLDLPLDPEKELASLEVKATTIEVVIGLMAVTLERE; translated from the coding sequence ATGGATCAGTTAAAAGCTGACAGAGCATTATTTACCTTAGTACTTATTGGCCTTTTGATTGGCAATTTCCATCAAGGGATGGGGCAGGAATATTGGCATGACATCCCCAGAAAGCTACGTTACTCACCGAGTGGGCAGGATTTTGAGATCGAAAATGGTGAGCGCAGGTTTAATCGTGCTCTGTACGGGTATCACTCCGACTTTCGTACAGAAGCGGGCGATCAGCCATTGTTTTCTTTTTACTTGCCCGGCATGGGAGGGCATTTTAGGATCGGTGTCCAAGTAGATGGACAATCCAAATGGCTCCATGAGGCCGAGCAGGTAAAATCTAGCTATAGGGCCGGCATGATGATGTATGCCATCACCGATCCACTCTGGGGCAATGCTACAGTCCGCGTCAACGTGATGCCCTTGCGTGCGCAAGAGGGTGCCATTTTTAGAACAGAAACGGAGGGATTGCCCGAAAGAGCTGAATTGATTTTTGTCTATGGTGGTGTGACGGGCAAGCGTTTCAGGAGAATGGGGGACCTTGGTGCAGATCCACCATCTGTATTTGACCTGACGGTCGAAAAGTGCCAAGGCAATGATATTGAAATCAATAGCCAAAATGAAATGGTATTGGCTTATGGTGAGGCCAAAGATGGGGCAGATCGCCCAAGGATGTTGGCCACCTTTCCCTCTAGGGCACAACTAAAACGTGCAGCACCGGAAAAGATGGTCAGTCCCGCGGCTTTATGGGGATCAACAGTGGTAGAAGCGCCAGTATTGGTGGGAAAGGTCCCCGCGGGAGATGGGGAGCATTATTTTGCCATTTACCGACCAGGGTTTCAGGAATTACCATATGAAGAATTATCGGCAGCTTATGCCCGAGCAGATGAGGCAAGAAGCCAATTGGCCAATCGCATCCAGGTAGCGACTCCTGATCCATACATCAATACCATTGGAGGAGCCTTGGGCATCGCCGCAGATGCGATTTATGATGAGCCTGCTTATGTGCACGGAGCCGTGGCATGGCGGATGCCCCTTCCGGGCTGGCGGGGAGCTTATGTGGCCGACTGGATGGGCTGGCATGATCGAGCCAAAACGCATTTTGACGGCTACTTGGCATCACAATATTTGGAGCCAATGGGAACCAGAAATGATCCGGATACTGCGAAGCATCTGGCCAGACAAGTGGAGAAAACAGGTAAATCTATCTTTAACAGCGGCTATATCAGTCGTCGTCCAGGGGAGCCATCTTCCCCACACCACTATGACATGAACCAAGTGTTTTTTGACCAGTTGATCCGTCATTTTGATTGGACAGGAGATGTGGACTACCTGAAAAAAGTGTGGCCTTCCATTGAGCGGCATTTGGCGTGGGAGAAGCGTAATTTTGATCCGGACGGTGATGGGCTTTACAATGCCTATGCCAGCATCTGGGCCAGCGATGCGCTTCAATATAATAGTGGAGGCGTGGCCCATGCATCGGCCTATAATTATTTTGCCCATAAAAAAGCGGCTGAGCTGGCATCGTTTATTGGCGAAGATGGAGGAAAGTATGAGGCCGAGGCAGACCGCATCCTTCAGGCAATGAACGGAATACTTTGGTTACCGGATGGCTGGTATGCCGAATACAAGGATTTTTTGGGACCAGAGAATGTACACCCTCAAGCAGGGGTGTGGTCTATTTATCATACCATTGACAGTGAGGTGCCCGATCCTTTTCAGGCCTGGCAGATGACCCGATACGTGGATACGCAAATTCCACATATTCCCTTGACAGCAGATGGCTTGGAAGCAGGGAAGTACCACACCCTTTCGACTACCAACTGGATGCCTTATACATGGTCGGTGAATAATGTGGCCTTGGCCGAAGTGTTGCACACGAGTTTGGCCTATTGGCAAGCAGGGAATTCCGATGAAGCGTTCAGGTTGTGGAAAAGTGCCCTGCTGGAAAGTATGTACCTGGGCGGAAGCCCCGGCAATTTTCAGCAGCTGTCCTTTTTAGATGCGATGAGAAGTGAGCTTTACCGCGATTTTGCGGATGCAGTAGGTATGGGGGCTCGGTCGCTCATCGAAGGGCTCTTTGGGATAAAACCCGACTTGATGAACGATCGGTTGGAGATCGCCCCAGGATTTCCTGCCAAATGGAAGTATGCCTCCATTAACACGCCGGATGTGGCCATCGACTTCAAGCAAAAGGGAGAGGTAGATACCTATGAGATCACCAATCGATTTGGGAAGGAGCTTTTATTGGAATTGGCCCTAAGGGCAAAAAGAGCAGGTGTCAAGGAGGTGAAAGTCAATGGTAAGCCGGTAGCGTGGAGGCTTCGGGAAAACCAGGTAGGGAGACCGATCATGGTGATCAAAGCGCCTTTGGGAGAAAAGAACCTTATCTCAGTAGTGTGGCAAGGAGGTGCTTTGGAGGCCGTACAAACCCCTAAGGAAGTGACCGTGGGCGAAAGCCTGAGCCTGGATGAAAATGAAGTGGAAGTACAGAAATTGAAGGATCCGGAGCAAGTGTTGGCGGCCAAGGAAATGGTAGAAGGTGAAGTAATGGTCAAGTTTGGCCATCAAACGGGTGACAAAACTTTCTTCGCTAAACTGAAGCAAGGGGAAATGACCTGGTGGGAGCCAATTGCCGTTAAGGTACTGCCAAGGCTGGAAATTACGCCGGTCGATAAGCAATCGCCTTCAGCGTTGGCCTTTTCGGTCACGAATCATCAAAAGGAAACCGTGCCCGTTTCCATTTTGGTGAACGGAAAGCCTTGGAAAGCAAACGTTAGCCTAGTTTCAAATAAGGCCCGGGAATTTACCATCGAAGCACTATCCCTGCTCCAAACAGGTACTAATTTGATAGAAGTGTATCACGGTGATGAGCTGGTGGCTCAGCAGGAGGTGATCAATTGGGAATTGGACGCTTCATCAAAAAGCCTTGAAACCGTGGAAATTTCTGCGGCTATGAATGATAAGGTGACTGCCATTTTCAGGAACAAATACCACAGTCCACGATCGCCATATCCCACTTTGCAAATTCCCGTTCAGGGAATGGGCGACTGGGCATCACATGGCGCTTATATGGATATCAATGATGCGGGGTTACGTAAACTGGCCGGAGAGCAGAATCAGTTTGTTTTGCCGCAGGGAATTCCTTTCAGCACTCCAGGAGATGCAGCTAAAAACAACATCCTGTTTGCCTCATTATGGGATAATTATCCGGAGCAGGCAAAGGTATCCCTATCCGGAAAGGCAAGCCACGCTTACCTCTTGATGGCGGGTTCTACTAATCACATGCAGAGCAGGATGGAAAATGGCCAAGTGATCGTGCACTATAAAGATGGTAGCGAAGACATCTTGTCACTGCGGAATCCCGAAAGCTGGTGGCCGATCGAGCAGGACTATTATATCGATGGCCATGCGTTTGATATTGCTGTTCCCAGGCCTATCCGGGTGCACTTGAAAACGGGTAAGATCAGCAGAAAAGCGCATGATGATTATGAGGCCATTGACCATTTTACCGAATATGCCATAGATGGCGGAGCGGCGACAGTGCTGGATTTGCCCTTAGATCCTGAAAAAGAATTGGCTTCGCTCGAAGTAAAAGCGACGACCATCGAAGTAGTAATCGGGTTGATGGCGGTTACCTTGGAAAGGGAGTGA